A part of Apodemus sylvaticus chromosome 19, mApoSyl1.1, whole genome shotgun sequence genomic DNA contains:
- the Phyhipl gene encoding phytanoyl-CoA hydroxylase-interacting protein-like produces the protein MEVPRLDHALSSPSSPCEEIKNLSLEAIQLCDRDGNKSQDSGIAEMEELPVPHNIKINNITCDSFKISWDMDSKSKDRITHYFIDLNKKENKNSNKFKHKDVPTKLVAKAVPLPMTVRGHWFLSPRTEYTVAVQTASKQVDGDYVVSEWSEIIEFCTADYSKVHLTQLLEKADVIAGRMLKFSVFYRNQHKEYFDYVREHHGNAMQPSIKDNSGSHGSPISGKLEGIFFSCSTEFNTGKPPQDSPYGRYRFEIAAEKLFNPNTNLYFGDFYCMYTAYHYVILVIAPVGSPGDEFCKQRLPQLNSKDNKFLTCTEEDGVLVYHHAQDVILEVIYTDPVPLSLGTVAEITGHQLMSLSTANAKKDPSCKTCNISVGR, from the exons GTAACAAATCACAAGACAGTGGCATAGCAGAGATGGAAGAGCTACCTGTCCCacataacatcaaaataaataacatCACATGTGACTCCTTCAAGATCTCATGGGATATGGACTCCAAGTCGAAGGACCGCATCACACACTACTTCATTGACCTCAacaagaaagagaacaagaactCCAACAAGTTTAAACACAAG GATGTTCCAACAAAATTGGTGGCCAAAGCTGTTCCCTTGCCAATGACTGTTCGTGGACACTGGTTTTTGAGCCCGAGGACTGAGTATACAGTAGCGGTGCAGACTGCCTCCAAACAAGTTGATGGGGATTATGTCGTGTCTGAATGGAGTGAGATTATAGAATTCTGTACAGCAG attACTCCAAAGTTCATCTAACACAGCTGCTGGAGAAGGCTGACGTGATTGCAGGACGCATGCTTAAGTTCTCCGTTTTCTATCGGAACCAGCACAAAGAGTATTTTGACTATGTTAG AGAACACCATGGTAATGCTATGCAGCCTTCCATCAAGGATAACAGTGGTAGCCATGGCTCACCCATCAGTGGGAAACTGGAAGGCATCTTCTTCAGCTGCAGCACTGAGTTCAATACAGGGAAGCCACCCCAGGATTCACCGTATGGAAGATACAGGTTTGAGATTGCAGCAGAAAAACTTTTCAACCCCAATACTAACTTATACTTTGGGGACTTCTACTGTATGTACACTGCTTATCATTATGTGATTCTTGTCATTGCCCCTGTGGGATCGCCAGGAGATGAATTTTGTAAGCAGCGCCTTCCTCAACTAAATTCCAAGGATAATAAGTTTTTGACCTGTACAGAAGAAGATGGGGTGCTGGTGTACCACCACGCCCAGGATGTCATTTTAGAAGTCATTTACACTGACCCTGTGCCTCTTTCCCTGGGCACCGTGGCAGAAATCACTGGTCATCAGCTCATGAGTTTGTCTACTGCAAATGCAAAGAAAGACCCCAGCTGCAAAACCTGTAACATCAGTGTTGGACGCTAA